GTGAGGTTTAAATGCTCCTTCTTCAGCACCGATGCCACCTCCTTTTTCACTACTTTCATCCTTAAAGTCTTTTTAGTTTTTCCATCTGGAATTTACAGAGAAATGAAAATACTCaatagtgtttttttaaaaaaattatttgtTTAATGCATTTGGAGCTGTTCTTGGGCCACTGTTCAGACCTGTCTCAGGTTGATCTTTTGGGGTTTCCCtggtttctttctcttctccagatggttttgtttctctcttgggatctttttcttccttcaggATCTTCATGTCCTCAAGCTTTACCTTGGGAGGTTTCTCTTGTTCTTTTGGCTCTGATTTTTCTTTGAGAAGCTTCGTtggttctgtctgtttttcctctctgggAGGTTTTTCTGCTCCCTCTTTGGCTTTAGAAACCATCCCCGCTGCTGCTTTCTCTTTGAAAGGAACATCTTGAGGTGTATCCTCCTTTTTCAACAGCTTTTTGGGTTCTTTGTCTACTTCTTTGGTGAGCAGCTTTGCtgttctgtcttctttttctgccttttctttagGTTTCACTGAtgtcttctcttcctttggACTCAAGGAGGACTTCTTCAGgcctttttctctctctacaGACCTCTTAGATTCCTCCTCCTTGATTgttatttctgtctctcttttcaagccttttgttgttttcttgtcTTCCTTCTCTCTTGAAGACTTGGGAGTGGATTTCTTTGAAGGTTCTAACATCTTGTCTTTTGAGGGAACCTTGACTTCTGTCTCTTTAGAGGGCTTCTCCACTTCCTCGTTTCTGTCTTCCAGGGAAGACTTTGTTTCTATACTTTCCTCTTTGGATGgtttctttgctttcttcttGGAAGGCTCTTTCTCTGCTTTGCCTTCATCcatcatttttgtttgtttctctttgacttcttttccttcttcagaATGTGATTTAACTTCTTTCTGTACCTTGAGagctttcttctcttttggtTCTTTGGTCTTTAGAACATCTTTATGTTCTGTTGGAGagtctttttcctcttcttttgttgtatttgtgtgttttacatctTTTGAGGGCTTCTTGACACCCCCTCCTTCTTTTGCAAGCTTCTTCGGTTCTTTGTGTTCTTTCGGAGATCTGATTTCTGCATCTTTATGTGGTTTCTCTACCTCTGGTTTCTCTGTCTCTTTAGGTGGTTTCTCTTCTGTCTGCTCAAGAGGTCTCTTGACTTCTTTGTCTTCTCTTGGTGGTCTCTGAGCTTCTGCAGCATCTTTAAGAGATTTCCTTGTTTCTTTTGCTTCACTAGCTGGTTTCTTTCCCTctgtgtctttcttttcttttgtcactTCATGAGACGGTTGCTTTTCTACTGTCTctacttttgtctgttttttagacactttcttttctttttgggtgGAATCTGCAACCCCCTCTTTGTCTTTTGGTTCTTTCTCTTTGGCAGCTTTCTTGACTGTTTTTTCTTCAACTAgtttcttttcttcatcttttctttgagacGTTTTCTTCACTCTTGGCTCTTCTTTCATATGTTCTTCCTTAGTTTCTATCTCCTTTAGTTGCTCTTTGGCTTTCATCTCCTCTTTGGATggtttcttttcctctgcctcttctttaggcttcttcttgtccttctgTTCTTCTGTAGGTGGTTTCTTTacttccttctcttctttagGGTGTTTCTTTGCTCCAGTTGCTTCTTTGAATGACTTTTTCACTTCTACATGTATTTTAGGTGCTTGTTTCTCGTTTGTTACTTCTTTGGGAAGTTTAtggacattttcttcttcttctagaTGCATCATCCCTTCTTCTTTTGAGGGCTCCTTGGCCTCTTTTTCATCTCTCTTTGGCTTCTTTATTTCAGTCTCCTTTTTAGATGTCCTCTTTTCCTCTACCTTTTCTTTATGAGGTTTCTttatcttttcttcttctttcggAGGCttcttaatttcttttttcGGCAGCTCCTTAACCTCTTTCTGTTCTTTAGGTGGTTTTTtagcttctttctcttctttaggtggctctttaacttctttctcttctttaggtggcTTTTTAACTTCTTTCTTGTCTTTAGGTGGCTCTTTAACTTCTTGTTTTGtaacttttttctcttctttaggtggTTTTGTaacttctttctctcctttaggTGGCCTTTtaacttctttctcttctttaggtggcTCTTTAACTTCTTGTTTTGtaacttttttctcttctttaggtggTTTTGTAACTTCTATCTCTCCTTTAGGTGGCTTTTTAACTTCTTTCTCTTTAGGTGGCTCTTTaagttctttctcttctttaggtggcTTTTTAAGTTCTTTCTTGTCTTTAGGTGGCTCTTTaagttctttctcttctttaggtggctttttaacttctttctcttctttaggtggctctttaacgtctttctcttctttaggtggctctttaacttttttctcttctttaggtggTTTTGTAGCTTCTTTCTCATCTTTAGGTGGttttttaacttctttcttGTCTTTAGGTGGCTCTTTAATTTCTGGTTTTGtaacttctttctcttctttaggtggctctttaagttctttctcttctttaggtggcTTTTTAACTTCTTTCTTGTCTTTAGGTGGCTCTTTAACTTCTTGTTTTGtaacttttttctcttctttaggtggTTTTGTaacttctttctctcctttaggTGGCCTTTtaacttctttctcttctttaggtggcTCTTTAACTTCTTGTTTTGtaacttttttctcttctttaggtggTTTTGTAACTTCTATCTCTCCTTTAGGTGGCTTTTTAACTTCTTTCTCTTTAGGTGGCTCTTTaagttctttctcttctttaggtggcTTTTTAAGTTCTTTCTTGTCTTTAGGTGGCTCTTTaagttctttctcttctttaggtggctttttaacttctttctcttctttaggtggctctttaacgtctttctcttctttaggtggctctttaacttttttctcttctttaggtggTTTTGTAGCTTCTTTCTCATCTTTAGGTGGttttttaacttctttcttGTCTTTAGGTGGCTCTTTAATTTCTGGTTTTGtaacttctttctcttctttaggtggctctttaagttctttctcttctttaggtggctctttaagttctttctcttctttaggtggctttttaacttctttcttgtctttaggtggctctttaagttctttctcttctttaggtggctttttaacttctttcttgtctttaggtggctctttaagttctttctcttctttaggtggcTTTTTAAGTTCTTTCTTGTCTTTAGGTGGCTCTTTaagttctttctcttctttaggtggctttttaacttctttcttgtctttaggtggctctttaagttctttctcttctttaggtggcTTTTTAAGTTCTTTCTTGTCTTTAGGTGGCTCTTTaagttctttctcttctttaggtggcTTTTTAAGTTCTTTCTTGTCTTTAGGTGGCTCTTTaagttctttctcttctttaggtggcTTTTTATCTTTCGGTGGTGTTGTAATGCCTTTCTCTCCTTTAGGTGGCACTTTAACTTCTTGTTTTGtaacttctttctcttctctaggTGTTTTTGtaacttctttctcttctttaggtggcTCTTTAACTTCTTTAGGTGGTTTTGtaacttctttctcttttttaattgcAGGACTAACATGTTTGACTtcttttggaacttcttcaatCTCTTTCTTGGATGGTTCCTTCATGTCTTTATCCTCCTTGGGATGTTTCTGTAAATCCAGCTTCTCTTTGAATGTTTtgacctctttctcttctttaaaatgctttttaatttctttatcTTTAGGAAGGTCTTTCTTTtcagttgttgttttcttcatttttttcttttctttttgaggTTGCTTCTTTTCATCCCCAACTTTAAGTAGTTTCTCAACCCCTCTTTCCTCTTTGGAtggttttttcatttttattttttccatcttttcttctttctcttccagaGGCTTCTCATAATCTTCTGCTCCTTTAAGAtgcttctttgtttctttttcatcttcagGTGACTTCACTTCTTCTGAAAGTTACACAACCAACCAACAAATCAGTCACTAAAGAGCCTGTTTGTATTAGTTGTATAAATCCATTTTTCAGGTGGTGCAGACCAAAAGATTTAGATGCACATAGAATTTTACCTTTTACAACTGTAACTGTCACTTCTTCAACTGCGTCTATTCCCTCTTTAAGAACTGAAATATAGTTGTAGAAGCAGTCATAACATGCTTGATTACCCCCAGTGATTAAAATGCTCAGAGTGTGAAGTGTTATAATTAAGTGTAAATATATTGTGCATATTTAAAGGGGATATATTATTATTTCCAGACACAATTTTTTGTCCCCAATGGAAATGTTTTCTCGATCTGTTAGCGCCATCTAGCAGACAGTTGTGGTAATGTCTATCCTAACCGAGGAGGGAGCCTATGATGAAACACCACCATAGCTCTGAGGAGATAGGACCTCATGCAGTTTATACAAGACACGGCTTTGAAATTCCAATAAAACAGAATGATTCACGAATGCAGTTAAGTTGACaagcacaccacacacacacacacacacacacacacacacacaagaaactTGCAGTAAGATCTCCACAGCTTTGAGCGTTTTGGCAAAAGCTTAAGGAATAAGAATAAAACACAGTGAGAGCAGAAACAAGCAGGTGAGTTAAGGTGTGTTTCTCTTGGTGAAATGTCTcagtaaaacaaatgaatggCTGTTAGTTTTGTATTCTTTTAAACATACAGAAGTGTGAAGACAACATCACGTCCATCTATGTAAAAGATTCACTGGAAACACTTTCATCACTCTTTTTGGAAAACGATGGAAGGTTACGGGACGGTGATGTACCTTTGGGGCTTTTGCGACCGGTTCTGGATCTGATTCTTCTGTGCCTCTCAAAGGGAACATGGATCTTCCTCTTGCGTTTGACAGCAGCTTTCCCACTTTCACTGTTGTCGTTGTTTTTGTCCTGATCGTTGATGTCGATGTCAGAGAATTTCTCTTggtccagagcagcagcctctgcgTCTTCCTCACCCACAGATCTCAGTGTGGTACTAGTGTTTTCCTGTCTCTCAGCTGACAGAGTTGTAACATGTTTTTGGACAAATGGagcttcttcctcatcttcatcttcttcagcgGACTCCACTTCAAATTCCTTTTGTCCATTCTCCTGCTCTAAAGACTCTTCCAGGTCCAAAGCTTTATCAGCTAAATTTACAAACTCCTCAGCAGCCTTTACTTCTaattctctctcctcctcctcctccaccagctcctccattGTCACCTCATCATTCCCATTCTTTACATATTCAATAgttgttttctcctcctcctcaacttcttcagttgttttcttctcctcttcctcctcaacttcttcagttgttttcttctcctctacctcctcgacttcttcagttgttttcttctcctcttcctcctcaacttcttcagttgttttctcctcctcctcaatatCTCCAGTTGTTATTTCCTCCACAAAATCTTCAgttatttcctcctcctcaacatcttcagttgttttcttctcctcttcctccttaatATCCTCAATTGTtgtctcttcctcctcaacatcttcagtggtcttctcctcctcctcaacatcttcagttgtcttctcctcctcctcctcaacatcttcagttgttttcttctcctcttcctccttaatATCCTCAGTTGTTGTCTCTTCCTCCTCAAAATCTTCAgtggtcttctcctcctcctcctcaacatcttcagttgttttcttctcctcttcctccttaatATCCTCAGTtgtctcttcctcctcaacatcttcaattgtcttctcctcctcctctccctcctcctcaacatcttcagttgttttcttctcctcttcctccttaatATCCTCAGTtgttgtctcctcctcctcaacatcttcagtggtcttctcctcctcctcctcaacatcttcagttgttttcttctcctcttcctccttaatATCCTCAGTtgtctcttcctcctcaacatcttcagtcgttttcttctcctcttcctccttaatATCCTCAGTtgttgtctcctcctcctcaacatcttTAGTTGTTGTCTCCTCTTCGGCGTCAACATCTTCAGTTGTTgttatttcctcctcctcaacatcttcagttgttgttatttcctcctcctcaacatcttcagttgtcttctcctcctcttcatcctcaacaTATTTAGTtgttgtctcctcctcctcaacattTTCAGTTatttgctcctcttcttcctcaatAGCTTCAGTtgtctcctctgcttcctcctcaaTATCTTCAGAtgctgtctcctcctcttcctcatcaacatCTTCAGTTAtttgctcctcttctctctcctcaatAGCTTCAgttgtctcctcctcttcctcctcaacatCTTCAGCTGTCATCTCCTCCTGTACATTCTCTTCCAAAGTCTCTGGTCTCCCCTCCTTTTCTATATTATCTTTTATTGTGTcatcctcttctttttcctcctctattTTTTCAGTTACtgtgtcttcctctttctcctctgcttctAAATCCTCAATTGttgattcctcctcctccttttctgtaTGTTTTGTCAAatttccctcctctttttctacatatttggttgttttgctctcctcttcctctgatggTTCTGATTCTGTATCTTCCATCTGGATGTGTCTCACTGCTGATGTGACAGCAACAGGTTTAGTTGATCTTTTATTACACTCATCATTGTGTCTATGAACAAATACTGTAAGAATACCACCATGTTCTGCTGTCTCAGtcacacctcctgcagcttcagcctcctcctgctccacctcctcctcctcatccctcgAGTCTGAAGCTtcatgtgacccagcagcagcttcatcttcaGCAGCATGCATGATCTCTGTAACTGTATTATCAACCAGTGTGACCTGTTTTTAGTCTTTAGGAGCTGTACAGGACTTTGATTGGGCGACAATGGCCATTTATGGTATACAAACTACAATTATAATCTCATATAATACACAGCACACATGACATAGTTTATATGATCCACACAGCTTCCCAGCTCAGATGAGTCCCAGggaatatatacagtatatacggtatatatactgtatatatatatatatatatatatggatgtCTTCCACTGAAGTGAAATGTGTAGCACTTTAAGAATTCCATGCATTGGCAAATTCCATACATTCAAATATACAGGAAACAATACAAGTTCAATACAAATAAACTAAATACCACTGAAAACCAGTCTGTCAGTCATACAGAAGATGCTTTGATGTagcagaggagaacagagaaCTCATGCTCagttaattttttaaaaatatataaacaaaaAGGTTCAgacaatataataaaataagtacacatcttcagtgtgtgtgtgtgctatctAACAAATAGTGTGTAAAAAAGGGGAGGGACCAATGCATTTTTCAAGACAGACAAGTTTATCCAGGATGTAATGACACAGAATTGATCATGCTGGTTGATGAAGATGGAGTTTATTCAAAGATGACTAGAAAACAAAGGACAGGAGGCGCTTAAGCTAGTGCTgatacaacacacactcactgcatGCGTCACACCAATTCACAATTACAGCCTTACCTTTGTCTAATGGTGGCAGAAATTCACCTACAGTAAAGAGATGATTAAAAAGATGAATagaatgtttttttctgcagtaGGAAAGTTATTAAATGCTGTCATTACCTTTCCTCTGTACTAAATGGATATcagagccaggagcagcagtgtcatctaaaaaaacagaagaaagaagaagttaCACTTTTTACTCAGACATTGTTATCTTATATCTactatataaaataaaaacctttctCTGTGACCACATttgcagcaggtggagcagcagattCACCTGAAACACGTGAAGAACATACAATAACATGTTTAGTCCTTTAGAACCCATGAGCTTGCATGTACTCTTCTTTTCTGGTGGTGATTAATGTGTTTGATTCAGAATTTGAAATAATTCTCACCAACGATCATGCTGGACATGTAGGCCATGAGCAGTTCTTTCTTGTCTGTGAACTCCAACACGGcctcttcaattattttcaTAGGGTCGATGGAAACTTCAGGCACGATGGCTGAAATGTTTATTAGATTTATTGTGATTATTACAATCACTTTCAATCATTCACAATCCAGCAAGATGAATGTAGCGTTGCTCGTTTACTGATTACGCCACATCTTGTGCAAGCACAGACCTCGTTCGCCAGCCAGTGCTGAGGAGACGTAGTTCAGGAGATTATTTATCTCTTCTGTGGTGACCTCTACTGTCCTCTTCAGAGCTGATGTGGGACTGAAGCCAACAACATCCAGGAGAGCTGAGCAAGTGagggtggggggaaaaagctgTCAGCATAGTTAACAATAGCACGCAGTGCAGAAAGACATTCAATATGTGCTTGATTAAAGTGTCATTACTCCCTATTTTTAAACTACACACACAATATGTATATGtagaaaatgttcattttactAAAAAGACACACTATGTAACACTTTATAACAATTAAATGCAAATTGATTATTGAAAAGAAATACACTGGCGAGCTCAGTTATAAAAGTGCATGACCTTTCTAGGTTTCATGGATAAGAAAAGTTAATTTAGTTAAGTTATTGGAGTGGAGTGactgaaaaacaagaacaacatgTAAGAGAAATGTTGATTTAACTAAAGTGCAGTTAAACAGACACTGCATAGTAAAAGTTACAGCTCATAACAGATACTGTACCTTGATATGTGTCCAGTATTACATCTATAACTGTGCTCAACACGCCCTGGACATACTCGGCTATTCCGCTCACAAAGTCGTTAGTAACACTGAAGATGTTTCTGCCAATGACCACGGGGTCAATAAAGCTAACACCAGGGGCTCCTGAGGAAAACACAGTTTCTGTTATGTAACTTAGACAGTTAACTTAATGGTTATGGTTTTATTGAATTAGTAACATTACTGAAGTATTGAAATATTAAGCCTTACCTTTTGTCATATCCACTATTGTGTCTGACATGGTGCAGAGGAGTCCCTGCAAGTAGTCTTTCATTCCAATCACAGTGTCGTAGATGAGCGTGAAGGCATTTCTACCCAACCCCACAGGATCAATGAAGCTAACGTCAACAGATCCTGCAATGGAGACAAAACAAAGGTCCTAAAAGTCCCCAATACCAAGCATTACTGTGTCAGACGGCTGTGGTTTAGGTTTAAATACCCTTCACTCCATCCATAACCGCATTTATGACAGTGCAGATCGCATCCTGGACGTAGGCCACCACCCCACCCACAAGCTCATTGGTAACGGTGAAGACCTGTCTGCCGATGACCACTGGGTCAATGTAACTGAGATCAATGGGTGCTGAGAAAAAAGGACGCACATCTTTAATTcctgaaattaaaatgtaaattaaaatgTACAGCACATGAAAACAAGGACTTACCTTTATTTACAGCTCCTATAGTATCCACTATTGCATCCACAATCCCACACAACAAGTCTTTAAAGGATCCCATAGTTTCGCACACGAAAGCGTTGGTGGAATGGAAAATGCCTCTACCGATGACCACAGGGTCGACATAGCTGAGGTAGAAGGTTCCTGTGAGGATAAAAGGTGGTTATGTCAGATTAATACTAAACTGTAAACTAAACTCTTCTGTTTTAAGCTGTTTTCTCCATGATGGGTCTGCGTTGGTACCTTCTTCATCAGAAAAGTGTCGAACAAATGCATCTTTTGCCTCTGCTATTTCCTCCACAGCGTAAGTCGCTACAGACATGGGGTCACTTAAATCTGGTGCACACTCTGGGGGCCCACAAACAGCAATCAAGCTTCATATTTACATGATCTTTACTAAAAGGAGTTGTCTGAAAGTTTGCCATTACCCTGAAATTTGCCAAGCAAACTGGACACTTCATCCACCGCGTCGTTGACGGCCTGAACGGGATCTGTGATGATTTGCTGAATGTCTGCAGATGAGATCAATGGAATAAGATGCCTGCCTGAAAGTGAAAATGCTGAGAAGATGCAACATCGGAGCCCCACCTGGGACGGCCTTGTACTCCACAAAGTTGAACATGACCACACCCACCACGGCCCAGGACAGAAGAGCAGCGATAGCGatcagcagctctgctgacatTTTCAGTTTTGTGAGGAGCCCCCAGCCTTTTGACCCGAGAGAGTTCGTCtgtggtgctggaggaggaagaggaggaagagcgacaACATTCTAACAAGTCCCCAGTTTATAACTTTTGATTTCACAGCTGGTAAAAAGTTTACCTAAATAAGTCATTTTTGCAATGCTCATATAAAGTAATCACTATATTTAAAGCAAATGCACATCAGCAGTATAAAGAAACCCATCAACATTGTTTGTTCTTCTATTgcattaacattagcattatcATTAGCAGCTAAAGTTCCAATGGATACTATCCAGACGCATTTATCAGTAAGAAAACGGAATGCAAAAATTTAGTCGTCCCCAAGCTCCACTTTTTAAGTTTTTATTGGGAGTGAGTGTTGGAGTATAGTGGCTCCTGCAGGAACAGAACTGACAAGTACAATGTAAAAAGTACATATTTTCTTTATGtatttatatgtatttattttaaaaaaacaacataaaaataCAATGCATCACTCTTTTAGTTTCATCTTGTCTTTATAATCCAGCAGATTTGGGGCAGTTTAGACAGGTTTTAGAGGGAGCCCTGGGTGTCCCTAATGTGTCAGAAGATAATGAGTCAATTGCATTATCTATGCTCAAAAGGTGATGGTGCATTTTTCCTGTGCTTAAAGTCTAATTGTTCGGAAAACCTTCCTGCGACTCTTCTCATCAGTTAAGCTCTTCTGAGACACCGGCCTGCATTTTAAAAGTCAAAGAGACGAAGAGTTTGGACTAACAAGGTCAGTCCCAGTCACAGGAGAGCTTCACTAATACTGCGGCTATATGATCTCTTGTATTTATAGCGACAAGCACATAGCACATTTTCCTAAGAGGACAAAATAACCCCTTctgaatgtttgtgtttattcattACACATTTAAAGAGTGGCAGAACCAGTAAGAGTTGTTCGCTTTGCAGGTGTGTCTATCCTACCTTCAGCCATGGTGACACAGTTTCAACACTTTCAGTAAAAGTTGATCTTCATGTAAAtgtgaatgaaaaacaaagtcaCTTCTTCCGTATCAACATCCTTTTCGTCCGGCGGGGATTTATTCCATATTCCACTTTAT
Above is a genomic segment from Takifugu rubripes chromosome 2, fTakRub1.2, whole genome shotgun sequence containing:
- the LOC101079050 gene encoding trichohyalin isoform X8 translates to MAEAPQTNSLGSKGWGLLTKLKMSAELLIAIAALLSWAVVGVVMFNFVEYKAVPDIQQIITDPVQAVNDAVDEVSSLLGKFQECAPDLSDPMSVATYAVEEIAEAKDAFVRHFSDEEGTFYLSYVDPVVIGRGIFHSTNAFVCETMGSFKDLLCGIVDAIVDTIGAVNKAPIDLSYIDPVVIGRQVFTVTNELVGGVVAYVQDAICTVINAVMDGVKGSVDVSFIDPVGLGRNAFTLIYDTVIGMKDYLQGLLCTMSDTIVDMTKGAPGVSFIDPVVIGRNIFSVTNDFVSGIAEYVQGVLSTVIDVILDTYQALLDVVGFSPTSALKRTVEVTTEEINNLLNYVSSALAGERAIVPEVSIDPMKIIEEAVLEFTDKKELLMAYMSSMIVGESAAPPAANVVTEKDDTAAPGSDIHLVQRKGEFLPPLDKVLKEGIDAVEEVTVTVVKEEVKSPEDEKETKKHLKGAEDYEKPLEEKEEKMEKIKMKKPSKEERGVEKLLKVGDEKKQPQKEKKKMKKTTTEKKDLPKDKEIKKHFKEEKEVKTFKEKLDLQKHPKEDKDMKEPSKKEIEEVPKEVKHVSPAIKKEKEVTKPPKEVKEPPKEEKEVTKTPREEKEVTKQEVKVPPKGEKGITTPPKDKKPPKEEKELKEPPKDKKELKKPPKEEKELKEPPKDKKELKKPPKEEKELKEPPKDKKEVKKPPKEEKELKEPPKDKKELKKPPKEEKELKEPPKDKKEVKKPPKEEKELKEPPKDKKEVKKPPKEEKELKEPPKEEKELKEPPKEEKEVTKPEIKEPPKDKKEVKKPPKDEKEATKPPKEEKKVKEPPKEEKDVKEPPKEEKEVKKPPKEEKELKEPPKDKKELKKPPKEEKELKEPPKEKEVKKPPKGEIEVTKPPKEEKKVTKQEVKEPPKEEKEVKRPPKGEKEVTKPPKEEKKVTKQEVKEPPKDKKEVKKPPKEEKELKEPPKEEKEVTKPEIKEPPKDKKEVKKPPKDEKEATKPPKEEKKVKEPPKEEKDVKEPPKEEKEVKKPPKEEKELKEPPKDKKELKKPPKEEKELKEPPKEKEVKKPPKGEIEVTKPPKEEKKVTKQEVKEPPKEEKEVKRPPKGEKEVTKPPKEEKKVTKQEVKEPPKDKKEVKKPPKEEKEVKEPPKEEKEAKKPPKEQKEVKELPKKEIKKPPKEEEKIKKPHKEKVEEKRTSKKETEIKKPKRDEKEAKEPSKEEGMMHLEEEENVHKLPKEVTNEKQAPKIHVEVKKSFKEATGAKKHPKEEKEVKKPPTEEQKDKKKPKEEAEEKKPSKEEMKAKEQLKEIETKEEHMKEEPRVKKTSQRKDEEKKLVEEKTVKKAAKEKEPKDKEGVADSTQKEKKVSKKQTKVETVEKQPSHEVTKEKKDTEGKKPASEAKETRKSLKDAAEAQRPPREDKEVKRPLEQTEEKPPKETEKPEVEKPHKDAEIRSPKEHKEPKKLAKEGGGVKKPSKDVKHTNTTKEEEKDSPTEHKDVLKTKEPKEKKALKVQKEVKSHSEEGKEVKEKQTKMMDEGKAEKEPSKKKAKKPSKEESIETKSSLEDRNEEVEKPSKETEVKVPSKDKMLEPSKKSTPKSSREKEDKKTTKGLKRETEITIKEEESKRSVEREKGLKKSSLSPKEEKTSVKPKEKAEKEDRTAKLLTKEVDKEPKKLLKKEDTPQDVPFKEKAAAGMVSKAKEGAEKPPREEKQTEPTKLLKEKSEPKEQEKPPKVKLEDMKILKEEKDPKRETKPSGEEKETRETPKDQPETDGKTKKTLRMKVVKKEVASVLKKEHLNLTTTAEEPEKAPKDTKKLPVLTKKHVRVTKAEMPKKTTKAAASKTEAVAPRETERPGRQKRDQEVVPRNASLVKERVKLVPMKRAADVSKQKASPAPAKAEAGEPRKNASLTKPKVKAVPLKKGAAFVASQDKVTPAPIKEEAKVSHEKLLKDKTPEPATPAKEAKIKMVLPKKAANKTEAETNKEKVKTPMKVKEPKVPEDKVKTDVSKEPGAPKGDKPAALKKEKLPEKKTAEEQKIKEKRVLKEIQKPSKKAEKKATKEKKAEADPSAPDSFLEDELPYFQCFFVDEDEAQFPFYAFSPLQI
- the LOC101079050 gene encoding trichohyalin isoform X5; translation: MAEAPQTNSLGSKGWGLLTKLKMSAELLIAIAALLSWAVVGVVMFNFVEYKAVPDIQQIITDPVQAVNDAVDEVSSLLGKFQECAPDLSDPMSVATYAVEEIAEAKDAFVRHFSDEEGTFYLSYVDPVVIGRGIFHSTNAFVCETMGSFKDLLCGIVDAIVDTIGAVNKAPIDLSYIDPVVIGRQVFTVTNELVGGVVAYVQDAICTVINAVMDGVKGSVDVSFIDPVGLGRNAFTLIYDTVIGMKDYLQGLLCTMSDTIVDMTKGAPGVSFIDPVVIGRNIFSVTNDFVSGIAEYVQGVLSTVIDVILDTYQALLDVVGFSPTSALKRTVEVTTEEINNLLNYVSSALAGERAIVPEVSIDPMKIIEEAVLEFTDKKELLMAYMSSMIVGESAAPPAANVVTEKDDTAAPGSDIHLVQRKGEFLPPLDKVLKEGIDAVEEVTVTVVKEEVKSPEDEKETKKHLKGAEDYEKPLEEKEEKMEKIKMKKPSKEERGVEKLLKVGDEKKQPQKEKKKMKKTTTEKKDLPKDKEIKKHFKEEKEVKTFKEKLDLQKHPKEDKDMKEPSKKEIEEVPKEVKHVSPAIKKEKEVTKPPKEVKEPPKEEKEVTKTPREEKEVTKQEVKVPPKGEKGITTPPKDKKPPKEEKELKEPPKDKKELKKPPKEEKELKEPPKDKKELKKPPKEEKELKEPPKDKKEVKKPPKEEKELKEPPKDKKELKKPPKEEKELKEPPKDKKEVKKPPKEEKELKEPPKDKKEVKKPPKEEKELKEPPKEEKELKEPPKEEKEVTKPEIKEPPKDKKEVKKPPKDEKEATKPPKEEKKVKEPPKEEKDVKEPPKEEKEVKKPPKEEKELKEPPKDKKELKKPPKEEKELKEPPKEKEVKKPPKGEIEVTKPPKEEKKVTKQEVKEPPKEEKEVKRPPKGEKEVTKPPKEEKKVTKQEVKEPPKDKKEVKKPPKEEKELKEPPKEEKEVTKPEIKEPPKDKKEVKKPPKDEKEATKPPKEEKKVKEPPKEEKDVKEPPKEEKEVKKPPKEEKELKEPPKDKKELKKPPKEEKELKEPPKEKEVKKPPKGEIEVTKPPKEEKKVTKQEVKEPPKEEKEVKRPPKGEKEVTKPPKEEKKVTKQEVKEPPKDKKEVKKPPKEEKEVKEPPKEEKEAKKPPKEQKEVKELPKKEIKKPPKEEEKIKKPHKEKVEEKRTSKKETEIKKPKRDEKEAKEPSKEEGMMHLEEEENVHKLPKEVTNEKQAPKIHVEVKKSFKEATGAKKHPKEEKEVKKPPTEEQKDKKKPKEEAEEKKPSKEEMKAKEQLKEIETKEEHMKEEPRVKKTSQRKDEEKKLVEEKTVKKAAKEKEPKDKEGVADSTQKEKKVSKKQTKVETVEKQPSHEVTKEKKDTEGKKPASEAKETRKSLKDAAEAQRPPREDKEVKRPLEQTEEKPPKETEKPEVEKPHKDAEIRSPKEHKEPKKLAKEGGGVKKPSKDVKHTNTTKEEEKDSPTEHKDVLKTKEPKEKKALKVQKEVKSHSEEGKEVKEKQTKMMDEGKAEKEPSKKKAKKPSKEESIETKSSLEDRNEEVEKPSKETEVKVPSKDKMLEPSKKSTPKSSREKEDKKTTKGLKRETEITIKEEESKRSVEREKGLKKSSLSPKEEKTSVKPKEKAEKEDRTAKLLTKEVDKEPKKLLKKEDTPQDVPFKEKAAAGMVSKAKEGAEKPPREEKQTEPTKLLKEKSEPKEQEKPPKVKLEDMKILKEEKDPKRETKPSGEEKETRETPKDQPETDGKTKKTLRMKVVKKEVASVLKKEHLNLTTTAEEPEKAPKDTKKLPVLTKKHVRVTKAEMPKKTTKAAASKTEAVAPRETERPGRQKRDQEVVPRNASLVKERVKLVPMKRAADVSKQKASPAPAKAEAGEPRKNASLTKPKVKAVPLKKGAAFVASQDKVTPAPIKEEAKVSHEKLLKDKTPEPATPAKEAKIKMVLPKKAANKTEAETNKEKVKTPMKVKEPKVPEDKVKTDVSKEPGAPKGDKPAALKKEKLPEKKTAEEQKIKGLEKRVLKEIQKPSKKAEKKATKEKKAEADPSAPDSFLEDELPYFQCFFVDEDEAQFPFYAFSPLQI